Proteins encoded together in one Coffea arabica cultivar ET-39 chromosome 2c, Coffea Arabica ET-39 HiFi, whole genome shotgun sequence window:
- the LOC140035106 gene encoding uncharacterized protein: MASPVALIALISLVLFAGITEARKDTGEYWQGVAARNDQALLEHLVRVDSTLSDTKKITTASDCHTSNKKDSVAEATNNKKSVFATDFEPRPNLSAYGDDAKLKKEGKTFTKDFEPRPGATFYAN; encoded by the exons ATGGCTTCACCCGTTGCACTCATCGCTCTCATCTCGCTGGTCCTG TTTGCGGGCATCACAGAAGCAAGAAAAGACACTGGAGAGTACTGGCAAGGTGTTGCTGCTAGAAATGATCAGGCTCTGTTGGAGCACCTTGTCCGCGTAGATTCCACCCTCTCCGACACGAAGAAAATTACGACTGCCAGTGATTGTCACACTTCCAACAAAAAGGATTCTGTGGCAGAAGCTACAAACAACAAGAAGTCCGTCTTTGCCACTGACTTCGAACCAAGACCCAACCTATCCGCCTATGGAGATGATGCTAAATtgaagaaggaaggaaaaactTTCACGAAAGACTTCGAGCCAAGGCCTGGTGCTACCTTCTACGCCAATTAG
- the LOC113731302 gene encoding BURP domain-containing protein BNM2A-like: MDLGSFACRIGHLFSLLILLGVHLQQGRPTEVHGEKWNKLTVSHDRNDASKQMDMHFSIVDSTTPKDPNVLRLHSMDVDDQEHNKKDDAQERETRTRDAQPHAHTSSHMMMNHMDLSTTVFFLLDDLKLGKTMPIYFPDRDLTSSSSPPLLSETEADDIPFSSQQLPNLLRLFSFSPGSPQAIAMEDTLRQCEIAPIKGDTKFCATSYESMINFAREILGSEANIQVLSTIHLTRSVAGVRQYTIIQVPRRVSAPKMAACHSMPYPYAVFFCHHQESESRVYRVSLYGENGERVEAIAVCHLDTSRWSPNHVSFRVLGIKPGTSPVCHFFPADNFVLVASTSSI, encoded by the exons ATGGATCTTGGTAGTTTTGCTTGCAGGATTGGTCACCTCTTTAGTCTCCTGATTCTGCTG GGAGTTCACCTTCAACAAGGTCGTCCCACTGAAGTACACGGGGAGAAATGGAACAAATTGACAGTTAGCCACGACCGAAACGACGCCAGCAAGCAGATGGATATGCATTTTTCCATTGTTGATTCCACCACACCCAAGGACCCTAATGTCTTGCGACTGCATAGCATGGATGTTGATGATCAGGAACATAACAAGAAAGATGATGCTCAAGAACGAGAAACTCGGACAAGGGATGCTCAACCTCACGCTCATACCTCGTCCCATATGATGATGAATCATATGGATTTATCAACAACTGTGTTCTTCCTTTTAGATGACCTCAAGTTAGGCAAAACTATGCCCATCTATTTCCCCGACAGAGATTTGACTTCTTCATCCTCTCCTCCTCTGTTGTCTGAAACTGAAGCAGATGACATTCCTTTTTCATCGCAACAACTCCCAAACCTTCTTCGACTCTTTTCATTCTCTCCAGGATCTCCCCAGGCCATAGCCATGGAAGATACGCTAAGACAATGCGAGATTGCTCCCATCAAAGGGGACACCAAGTTCTGTGCTACATCCTACGAGTCGATGATTAACTTTGCTCGAGAAATCTTGGGGTCTGAAGCCAACATCCAAGTACTATCAACAATTCATCTTACAAGATCAGTTGCTGGCGTACGGCAATATACTATTATACAAGTTCCTCGACGAGTTTCAGCTCCAAAGATGGCAGCCTGTCATTCCATGCCCTATCCCTATGCAGTATTTTTCTGCCATCATCAAGAGAGCGAGAGTCGGGTATACAGGGTTTCACTGTACGGCGAAAATGGTGAAAGGGTTGAAGCTATTGCTGTTTGTCACTTGGACACCTCTCGGTGGAGCCCTAATCATGTCTCCTTCCGTGTGCTTGGAATCAAACCAGGGACTTCTCCTGTTTGCCATTTCTTTCCAGCAGATAACTTTGTCCTGGTTGCGTCCACTTCTTCGATCTAG
- the LOC140035107 gene encoding probable LRR receptor-like serine/threonine-protein kinase At2g16250, translating into MSRVYDNWERLVRATLRREELKLSGQRTPSELSLASLSASSSFSFTASSARISSFNFSSFLAGASFTYHQILLATDYFNESSNLIKHGHSGDLFYGTLQGGTPVVVKKIDLSLLKNESYFVEQLEIFGKLSHSRLVPLLGHCLDQGDDKFLVYKYMSNRDLSTSLILELDSEDDDLLLPTLDWKTRLKIATGVAEALFYLHHQCIPPLVHRDIQASSILLDDNFEICLGSLTEVCTAEVKDGNQNRIARFLRLPKGAAQGTSGTSKATIAYDIYCFGKVLLELITGKPSLSVLLERVTSKLDLTAASGYPVRPETVPVTVGADHHSVPGKSDPPDEEDWMADVLPYLSMYDDRKFVLKIVDNSLNIDHEDLLMEVWAVAMVAKACLNPKPSRRPRMTQVLEALRNPLKVATEEGRLWGWLSTSNGTSPSSSVLPPPVKKTEPPAALRSAELELEFY; encoded by the exons ATGTCTAGAGTTTACGACAACTGGGAAAGGCTGGTCAGAGCCACTCTGCGCAGAGAGGAGCTGAAGCTCAGCGGTCAAAGGACCCCAAGTGAACTTTCCTTGGCATCGTTATCAGCATCTTCCTCCTTTAGCTTCACTGCTTCCTCTGCCCGAATTTCATCTTTCAACTTCTCCAGCTTCTTAGCGGGTGCATCGTTTACCTATCATCAAATTCTCCTCGCTACCGATTATTTTAACGAATCCTCCAATCTCATCAAGCATGGCCATTCCGGGGATCTCTTTTATGGAACTTTACAAGGCGGGACTCCAGTTGTTGTGAAGAAAATTGATCTTTCCTTGTTGAAGAATGAATCCTATTTCGTAGAGCAACTGGAAATTTTCGGCAAGCTTTCGCATTCCAGATTGGTACCGTTGTTGGGGCATTGTTTGGATCAGGGGGATGACAAGTTCCTGGTTTACAAGTACATGTCTAACAGGGACTTGTCCACTTCGTTAATTTTGGAACTTGATTCGGAAGATGATGACCTGCTATTACCGACATTAGATTGGAAAACCAGGCTGAAGATTGCAACTGGAGTTGCAGAGGCTCTGTTTTATCTGCATCATCAATGCATTCCACCTCTTGTTCACAG GGATATTCAAGCTAGCAGCATACTTCTTGACGATAACTTTGAGATTTGTCTAGGAAGCCTGACTGAGGTTTGTACAGCTGAAGTAAAAGACGGTAATCAAAACAGAATTGCCAGGTTCCTGCGGCTGCCAAA GGGAGCTGCACAAGGAACTTCTG GTACATCCAAGGCAACAATTGCCTATGATATTTACTGCTTTGGAAAGGTTTTGCTTGAGCTTATAACCGGCAAGCCAAGTCTTAGTGTTTTGCTTGAGCGAGTAACAAGCAAGCTGGATCTTACTGCTGCCAGTGGTTACCCGGTAAGGCCAGAAACCGTCCCTGTAACGGTTGGAGCTGACCATCATAGTGTCCCAGGAAAAAGTGATCCTCCTGACGAGGAAGATTGGATGGCAGATGTTCTGCCTTACTTAAGTATGTATGATGACAGGAAATTTGTTCTCAAGATCGTAGACAATTCTTTAAACATAGATCATGAGGATCTTTTGATGGAAGTATGGGCAGTGGCTATGGTTGCCAAGGCCTGCCTCAACCCCAAGCCTTCAAGGCGGCCCCGGATGACACAGGTACTTGAAGCTTTGAGAAACCCTTTGAAAGTGGCAACTGAAGAAGGCAGGCTGTGGGGTTGGCTCTCTACTTCTAATGGCACTAGTCCTTCCAGCTCGGTTCTCCCACCACCAGTGAAGAAAACCGAACCTCCAGCTGCATTGCGATCTGCGGAATTGGAACTAGAATTCTACTGA
- the LOC140035847 gene encoding uncharacterized protein has protein sequence MTTRHLCATPVLLLTFFLVISNTTLSTARKDPQEYWNTVMKGEAMPQVVKALLPQTAESHSDQHQFVRNFDAKANVIIYHTGQVDHPGEKSPVKEADVSVFERAETTAN, from the exons ATGACGACGAGACATCTCTGTGCCACCCCGGTTCTTCTTCTGACTTTCTTTTTG GTTATCAGCAATACTACTCTCAGCACTGCAAGAAAGGACCCACAGGAGTATTGGAACACCGTCATGAAAGGGGAGGCCATGCCCCAAGTGGTTAAGGCCCTCCTTCCTCAGACTGCTGAATCTCACTCTGACCAACACCAATTCGTCAGGAATTTTGATGCTAAGGCAAACGTTATAATCTATCATACCGGTCAAGTTGATCATCCAGGAGAGAAATCTCCTGTCAAAGAAGCAGACGTTTCTGTATTTGAAAGAGCTGAAACTACAGCTAATTAA
- the LOC113731651 gene encoding BURP domain-containing protein BNM2A-like → MAAGLHSCIFFFHALVVLECVCGSRARKIAEEPLNVHDHKETREMLQTTRHNLNAPIYAPDSDNPGRKHVANGVPEKLDQMSPSVSSDKDHMYELAVKVFFTDKQIKLGNRIPIYFPVVEPSASPPLLSREEADSIPFSSSQLPYLLHLFSFSQDSRQAKAMIDTLSHCEFKPATEDAKFCATSLESMLDSAREILGSKAPLKVVTTNHLTEQTSSILQNYTIQDEPRVISPARMVACHVLSYPYAVFYCHTKKDNKLLKVSLVGENGGRVDAAAVCHMDTSDWDPNHLAFRVLKTVPGGSPICHFLPENNLVWVASTPVY, encoded by the exons ATGGCTGCTGGACtccattcttgcattttcttctttcaCGCGTTAGTTGTCTTGGAG TGTGTTTGTGGCAGTAGAGCCAGGAAAATTGCTGAAGAACCCTTAAATGTTCATGATCATAAAGAGACCCGCGAGATGCTACAAACAACCAGGCACAACCTTAATGCTCCGATCTACGCTCCGGACAGCGACAATCCCGGCCGCAAGCATGTAGCAAATGGAGTGCCGGAAAAGCTTGATCAAATGAGTCCATCTGTGTCGTCGGATAAAGATCATATGTACGAGCTTGCAGTAAAGGTTTTCTTCACCGACAAACAGATCAAACTTGGGAACAGGATTCCAATCTATTTCCCCGTCGTAGAGCCTTCTGCCAGCCCCCCTCTACTGTCTAGAGAAGAAGCTGATTCCATTCCGTTTTCCTCGTCCCAACTGCCGTATCTTCTccatctcttttccttttcccaaGACTCCCGCCAAGCCAAAGCGATGATAGATACACTGAGCCACTGCGAATTCAAACCAGCGACAGAGGACGCCAAGTTTTGCGCAACGTCCCTGGAATCCATGCTTGACTCTGCACGTGAGATCCTGGGATCAAAAGCCCCACTGAAAGTTGTAACTACGAATCACCTAACAGAACAAACCTCTAGCATATTGCAGAACTATACAATCCAGGATGAACCCCGAGTGATCTCGCCTGCCAGAATGGTAGCATGTCATGTTCTGTCTTACCCTTACGCAGTCTTCTACTGCCATACTAAAAAGGATAACAAGCTTCTCAAGGTTTCGCTTGTGGGCGAGAATGGAGGAAGAGTGGATGCTGCAGCTGTTTGTCATATGGATACCTCGGATTGGGACCCTAATCATTTAGCATTTCGTGTCCTGAAAACTGTGCCCGGAGGCTCTCCTATTTGCCATTTTCTCCCAGAGAATAATCTTGTGTGGGTTGCATCGACTCCTGTTTATTAA
- the LOC140035108 gene encoding ATP-dependent Clp protease proteolytic subunit 6, chloroplastic-like isoform X3: MFYWRWWTLIIVMSPLPFVYLRRCPVLSLITSYPLSNLVEAAVVRSPVSSAASRSCIDTDCESIIRKMVASTIAAPFCSPRVSYPPRTTPYLAASSLDGNQKRSLPSALPNPRADLSAIAGLSSKTNGFLLKHEQNDPCAGSNSSYGPIEAKKGNPPIMPAVMTPGGPLDLCTVLFRNRIIFIGQPVTSQVAQQVISQLVTLATIDEDTDILMYLNCPGGSTYSVLAIYDCMSWIKPKVGTVCFGVAASQGALLLAGGEKGMRYAMPNARIMIHQPQSGCGGHVEDVRRQVNEAVQSRHKIDRMYASFTGQPLEKVQQYTERDRFLSVSEAMEFGLIDGVLETEY; the protein is encoded by the exons ATGTTTTATTGGCGATGGTGGACACTAATTATCGTCATGAGTCCTTTACCTTTCGTTTATTTGCGAAGATGCCCAGTTCTTAGTTTGATTACTTCTTATCCCCTTTCAAACCTTGTCGAGGCTGCCGTGGTACGCAGCCCCGTCTCCTCTGCTGCTTCTCGTTCCTGCATAGACACAGACTGCGAGAGCATAATCAGAAAAATGGTGGCTTCAACAATTGCAGCTCCGTTTTGTTCACCCAGAGTCTCTTATCCACCGAGAACGACGCCGTATTTAGCTGCTTCATCCCTTGACGG GAATCAGAAGCGATCTTTACCATCTGCTCTGCCCAATCCCCGTGCTGATTTATCTGCAATTG CAGGATTATCTAGTAAAACAAACGGGTTCTTGTTAAAGCATGAGCAGAATGATCCTTGTGCTGGCTCGAATTCCAG TTATGGTCCTATAGAAGCCAAAAAAGGGAACCCTCCCATTATGCCGGCTGTAATGACACCAGGGGGACCGCTGGATCTCTGTACTGTCCTATTTAGGAATCGCATTATCTTTATTGGTCAGCCAGTTACTTCTCAGGTGGCTCAACAAGTTATATCACAGCTCGTGACTCTGGCCACTATTGATGAAGATACTGATATTTTG ATGTATCTGAACTGCCCAGGAGGGAGCACCTACTCTGTCTTGGCAATCTACGATTGCATGTCCTGG ATAAAGCCTAAGGTCGGTACAGTATGTTTTGGAGTTGCTGCAAGCCAAGGTGCGCTGCTGCTTGCTGGTGGAGAAAAGGGCATGCGGTATGCGATGCCAAATGCACGTATTATGATACATCAACCACAAAGTGGATGCGGG GGACATGTGGAGGATGTAAGGCGCCAAGTGAATGAAGCAGTTCAATCTCGTCAT AAAATTGACAGAATGTACGCTAGTTTTACTGGCCAACCTCTTGAGAAAGTGCAACAGTACACTGAAAGGGATCGTTTCTTATCTGTCTCTGAG GCTATGGAGTTTGGTCTAATTGATGGGGTTTTAGAAACAGAATACTAA
- the LOC140035108 gene encoding ATP-dependent Clp protease proteolytic subunit 6, chloroplastic-like isoform X1, whose product MSPLPFVYLRRCPVLSLITSYPLSNLVEAAVVRSPVSSAASRSCIDTDCESIIRKMVASTIAAPFCSPRVSYPPRTTPYLAASSLDGLFSLRNQKRSLPSALPNPRADLSAIAGLSSKTNGFLLKHEQNDPCAGSNSSYGPIEAKKGNPPIMPAVMTPGGPLDLCTVLFRNRIIFIGQPVTSQVAQQVISQLVTLATIDEDTDILMYLNCPGGSTYSVLAIYDCMSWIKPKVGTVCFGVAASQGALLLAGGEKGMRYAMPNARIMIHQPQSGCGGHVEDVRRQVNEAVQSRHKIDRMYASFTGQPLEKVQQYTERDRFLSVSEAMEFGLIDGVLETEY is encoded by the exons ATGAGTCCTTTACCTTTCGTTTATTTGCGAAGATGCCCAGTTCTTAGTTTGATTACTTCTTATCCCCTTTCAAACCTTGTCGAGGCTGCCGTGGTACGCAGCCCCGTCTCCTCTGCTGCTTCTCGTTCCTGCATAGACACAGACTGCGAGAGCATAATCAGAAAAATGGTGGCTTCAACAATTGCAGCTCCGTTTTGTTCACCCAGAGTCTCTTATCCACCGAGAACGACGCCGTATTTAGCTGCTTCATCCCTTGACGG ATTGTTTTCTCTTAGGAATCAGAAGCGATCTTTACCATCTGCTCTGCCCAATCCCCGTGCTGATTTATCTGCAATTG CAGGATTATCTAGTAAAACAAACGGGTTCTTGTTAAAGCATGAGCAGAATGATCCTTGTGCTGGCTCGAATTCCAG TTATGGTCCTATAGAAGCCAAAAAAGGGAACCCTCCCATTATGCCGGCTGTAATGACACCAGGGGGACCGCTGGATCTCTGTACTGTCCTATTTAGGAATCGCATTATCTTTATTGGTCAGCCAGTTACTTCTCAGGTGGCTCAACAAGTTATATCACAGCTCGTGACTCTGGCCACTATTGATGAAGATACTGATATTTTG ATGTATCTGAACTGCCCAGGAGGGAGCACCTACTCTGTCTTGGCAATCTACGATTGCATGTCCTGG ATAAAGCCTAAGGTCGGTACAGTATGTTTTGGAGTTGCTGCAAGCCAAGGTGCGCTGCTGCTTGCTGGTGGAGAAAAGGGCATGCGGTATGCGATGCCAAATGCACGTATTATGATACATCAACCACAAAGTGGATGCGGG GGACATGTGGAGGATGTAAGGCGCCAAGTGAATGAAGCAGTTCAATCTCGTCAT AAAATTGACAGAATGTACGCTAGTTTTACTGGCCAACCTCTTGAGAAAGTGCAACAGTACACTGAAAGGGATCGTTTCTTATCTGTCTCTGAG GCTATGGAGTTTGGTCTAATTGATGGGGTTTTAGAAACAGAATACTAA
- the LOC140035108 gene encoding ATP-dependent Clp protease proteolytic subunit 6, chloroplastic-like isoform X2, with translation MSPLPFVYLRRCPVLSLITSYPLSNLVEAAVVRSPVSSAASRSCIDTDCESIIRKMVASTIAAPFCSPRVSYPPRTTPYLAASSLDGLFSLRNQKRSLPSALPNPRADLSAIGLSSKTNGFLLKHEQNDPCAGSNSSYGPIEAKKGNPPIMPAVMTPGGPLDLCTVLFRNRIIFIGQPVTSQVAQQVISQLVTLATIDEDTDILMYLNCPGGSTYSVLAIYDCMSWIKPKVGTVCFGVAASQGALLLAGGEKGMRYAMPNARIMIHQPQSGCGGHVEDVRRQVNEAVQSRHKIDRMYASFTGQPLEKVQQYTERDRFLSVSEAMEFGLIDGVLETEY, from the exons ATGAGTCCTTTACCTTTCGTTTATTTGCGAAGATGCCCAGTTCTTAGTTTGATTACTTCTTATCCCCTTTCAAACCTTGTCGAGGCTGCCGTGGTACGCAGCCCCGTCTCCTCTGCTGCTTCTCGTTCCTGCATAGACACAGACTGCGAGAGCATAATCAGAAAAATGGTGGCTTCAACAATTGCAGCTCCGTTTTGTTCACCCAGAGTCTCTTATCCACCGAGAACGACGCCGTATTTAGCTGCTTCATCCCTTGACGG ATTGTTTTCTCTTAGGAATCAGAAGCGATCTTTACCATCTGCTCTGCCCAATCCCCGTGCTGATTTATCTGCAATTG GATTATCTAGTAAAACAAACGGGTTCTTGTTAAAGCATGAGCAGAATGATCCTTGTGCTGGCTCGAATTCCAG TTATGGTCCTATAGAAGCCAAAAAAGGGAACCCTCCCATTATGCCGGCTGTAATGACACCAGGGGGACCGCTGGATCTCTGTACTGTCCTATTTAGGAATCGCATTATCTTTATTGGTCAGCCAGTTACTTCTCAGGTGGCTCAACAAGTTATATCACAGCTCGTGACTCTGGCCACTATTGATGAAGATACTGATATTTTG ATGTATCTGAACTGCCCAGGAGGGAGCACCTACTCTGTCTTGGCAATCTACGATTGCATGTCCTGG ATAAAGCCTAAGGTCGGTACAGTATGTTTTGGAGTTGCTGCAAGCCAAGGTGCGCTGCTGCTTGCTGGTGGAGAAAAGGGCATGCGGTATGCGATGCCAAATGCACGTATTATGATACATCAACCACAAAGTGGATGCGGG GGACATGTGGAGGATGTAAGGCGCCAAGTGAATGAAGCAGTTCAATCTCGTCAT AAAATTGACAGAATGTACGCTAGTTTTACTGGCCAACCTCTTGAGAAAGTGCAACAGTACACTGAAAGGGATCGTTTCTTATCTGTCTCTGAG GCTATGGAGTTTGGTCTAATTGATGGGGTTTTAGAAACAGAATACTAA
- the LOC140035108 gene encoding ATP-dependent Clp protease proteolytic subunit 6, chloroplastic-like isoform X4, translating into MSPLPFVYLRRCPVLSLITSYPLSNLVEAAVVRSPVSSAASRSCIDTDCESIIRKMVASTIAAPFCSPRVSYPPRTTPYLAASSLDGNQKRSLPSALPNPRADLSAIGLSSKTNGFLLKHEQNDPCAGSNSSYGPIEAKKGNPPIMPAVMTPGGPLDLCTVLFRNRIIFIGQPVTSQVAQQVISQLVTLATIDEDTDILMYLNCPGGSTYSVLAIYDCMSWIKPKVGTVCFGVAASQGALLLAGGEKGMRYAMPNARIMIHQPQSGCGGHVEDVRRQVNEAVQSRHKIDRMYASFTGQPLEKVQQYTERDRFLSVSEAMEFGLIDGVLETEY; encoded by the exons ATGAGTCCTTTACCTTTCGTTTATTTGCGAAGATGCCCAGTTCTTAGTTTGATTACTTCTTATCCCCTTTCAAACCTTGTCGAGGCTGCCGTGGTACGCAGCCCCGTCTCCTCTGCTGCTTCTCGTTCCTGCATAGACACAGACTGCGAGAGCATAATCAGAAAAATGGTGGCTTCAACAATTGCAGCTCCGTTTTGTTCACCCAGAGTCTCTTATCCACCGAGAACGACGCCGTATTTAGCTGCTTCATCCCTTGACGG GAATCAGAAGCGATCTTTACCATCTGCTCTGCCCAATCCCCGTGCTGATTTATCTGCAATTG GATTATCTAGTAAAACAAACGGGTTCTTGTTAAAGCATGAGCAGAATGATCCTTGTGCTGGCTCGAATTCCAG TTATGGTCCTATAGAAGCCAAAAAAGGGAACCCTCCCATTATGCCGGCTGTAATGACACCAGGGGGACCGCTGGATCTCTGTACTGTCCTATTTAGGAATCGCATTATCTTTATTGGTCAGCCAGTTACTTCTCAGGTGGCTCAACAAGTTATATCACAGCTCGTGACTCTGGCCACTATTGATGAAGATACTGATATTTTG ATGTATCTGAACTGCCCAGGAGGGAGCACCTACTCTGTCTTGGCAATCTACGATTGCATGTCCTGG ATAAAGCCTAAGGTCGGTACAGTATGTTTTGGAGTTGCTGCAAGCCAAGGTGCGCTGCTGCTTGCTGGTGGAGAAAAGGGCATGCGGTATGCGATGCCAAATGCACGTATTATGATACATCAACCACAAAGTGGATGCGGG GGACATGTGGAGGATGTAAGGCGCCAAGTGAATGAAGCAGTTCAATCTCGTCAT AAAATTGACAGAATGTACGCTAGTTTTACTGGCCAACCTCTTGAGAAAGTGCAACAGTACACTGAAAGGGATCGTTTCTTATCTGTCTCTGAG GCTATGGAGTTTGGTCTAATTGATGGGGTTTTAGAAACAGAATACTAA
- the LOC140004207 gene encoding uncharacterized protein isoform X4, whose amino-acid sequence MVIDSEEAQELSKVLELLQWVADIGVKSVCLYDPEGVLKNNKEPIMQRFSSANLSEEAAVNGRLVTRRNLTLEFVSFEDGKEAVAKAANYLFVKHYANGTKEKSDFTEPQMAEALGAIGSGGAEPDLLLIYGPTRCHLGFPAWRLRYTEIVHMGPLKSMSYGSLVKAIFKYTMVHQNYETTDALVAVPSCGQKFEISFHSGISYQIKLQVCIGSFRV is encoded by the exons ATGGTAATAGACAGTgaagaagctcaagaactttcaaaagttttggAGTTATTGCAGTGGGTTGCAGATATTGGTGTGAAAAGTGTCTGCCTTTATGATCCAGAAG GTGTGTTGAAAAACAACAAGGAACCTATCATGCAAAGATTCAGCAGTGCAAACTTGTCTGAG GAGGCTGCTGTTAATGGTCGGCTTGTTACCCGCAGAAATCTGACTTTGGAGTTTGTTTCATTTGAGGATGGAAAAGAAGCAGTTGCCAAAGCAGCTAATTATCTCTTTGTAAAGCACTATGCAAATGGTACTAAGGAAAAGTCAGATTTTACAGAGCCTCAAATGGCTGAAGCTTTAGGAGCCATTG gttctggaggAGCTGAGCCTGATCTGCTACTAATTTATGGACCCACAAGATGCCATCTTGGGTTTCCAGCATGGAGACTTCGGTACACTGAAATAGT ACATATGGGGCCATTGAAGTCTATGAGTTATGGTTCCCTTGTTAAAGCCATTTTCAAGTACACTATGGTGCATCAAAATTATG AAACAACTGATGCTCTGGTCGCTGTGCCTTCATGTggtcaaaagtttgaaataagtttTCATTCAGGAATTTCCTATCAGATTAAACTGCAGGTCTGCATTGGCTCATTTAGAGTTTAG